From the Spiroplasma alleghenense genome, one window contains:
- the phoU gene encoding phosphate signaling complex protein PhoU, whose protein sequence is MSYNKILDNDVNVIKKDISNLVESTKSQYARAFEAMEKRDIELANKVIVGDKLIDQQQNKFTNMALWKIAKQQMVAGDLRLAVGSILISREIERIADYAKLVCMFYINYQPGEIEIGYISKIFDLVNQMLNFISTLFENYENDQRKKVLDLRKMLDTNLSELNDLLVSEIESSKKKASKQSIIFINAIRELRNLERAGDHLVNIEEILNFIRTGKFDEVFVDDVDFQ, encoded by the coding sequence ATGTCATACAATAAAATACTAGATAATGATGTTAACGTCATCAAAAAAGATATTAGCAATCTTGTTGAGTCAACAAAGTCACAATATGCTCGTGCTTTTGAAGCAATGGAGAAACGCGATATTGAGTTAGCTAATAAAGTTATTGTTGGGGATAAATTAATAGACCAGCAACAAAATAAATTTACCAATATGGCCTTGTGAAAAATTGCCAAGCAGCAAATGGTTGCAGGAGATTTACGATTAGCGGTTGGGTCTATTCTTATTAGTAGAGAAATTGAGAGAATTGCAGATTATGCCAAATTAGTTTGCATGTTCTATATTAACTATCAACCCGGGGAAATTGAAATTGGTTATATTTCAAAAATATTTGATTTAGTAAATCAGATGCTAAATTTTATTTCAACTTTATTTGAAAACTATGAAAATGATCAAAGAAAAAAAGTTTTAGATTTACGTAAAATGTTGGATACAAATCTATCAGAATTAAACGATTTGTTAGTTTCAGAAATTGAAAGTTCAAAAAAGAAAGCTTCAAAACAATCAATAATTTTTATCAACGCAATTCGTGAATTACGAAACCTGGAACGTGCCGGAGACCACCTGGTTAATATTGAAGAAATTTTAAACTTTATTAGAACTGGTAAATTCGACGAAGTTTTTGTCGATGATGTTGATTTTCAATAA
- a CDS encoding TIGR00282 family metallophosphoesterase: MKILMIGDIYASKGREMIAKYLFKFKQSNNIDLVIGNGENVTHGKSISEKHFNELINNGIDVITSGNHIFKNSEVLDYIEHTPRLLKPLNINPYTPGSGSIVLECLGKKVRITNLIGRSFMEPAENPYMSFDELLKNQEKCDIHLVDFHGEASAEKMAFAWNYDGIITALVGTHTHVQTADETILPKGTGYITDLGMTGPVNSIIGVEPEAVIHKEKTGLPTRFNPANGLGQFCGIIININDENQVTSLNRVFVRE, translated from the coding sequence ATGAAAATTTTAATGATTGGTGATATTTACGCTTCTAAAGGTCGTGAAATGATTGCAAAGTATTTATTTAAATTTAAACAAAGCAACAATATTGACCTAGTAATTGGAAATGGTGAAAATGTTACACACGGAAAATCGATCTCTGAAAAACATTTCAATGAATTAATAAATAACGGAATTGATGTTATTACTTCTGGAAATCATATCTTTAAAAATAGCGAGGTTCTAGATTATATAGAACATACTCCAAGACTTTTAAAACCACTTAACATAAATCCTTACACACCAGGTTCTGGAAGTATAGTTCTTGAGTGTTTAGGTAAAAAAGTTCGTATCACTAATTTAATTGGACGTAGTTTTATGGAGCCAGCAGAAAATCCTTACATGTCTTTTGATGAATTACTAAAAAATCAAGAAAAATGTGACATTCATTTAGTTGACTTTCATGGTGAAGCTAGCGCTGAAAAAATGGCGTTTGCTTGAAACTATGATGGTATTATAACAGCCTTAGTGGGGACTCATACTCACGTTCAAACCGCGGATGAAACTATTTTGCCAAAAGGAACAGGATACATTACTGATTTAGGAATGACTGGTCCGGTGAACTCAATAATTGGGGTCGAACCTGAAGCTGTGATTCATAAAGAAAAAACGGGTCTACCAACTAGATTTAATCCAGCAAATGGCCTGGGACAATTTTGTGGAATAATAATAAATATTAACGATGAAAATCAAGTAACATCTTTAAATAGAGTATTTGTTAGAGAGTAA
- the pstA gene encoding phosphate ABC transporter permease PstA → MTTTKINDTNVELNPKPKKQKSGLPKVKTSKLDVASKFSIITITSLVILVLIILVSFIIYKSVPSLREFGFFKFIFTSKWRPGADNDLDASYGIFSIILSTLAILGIALLFAVPLTIYTSLFICEYLSGKSKRTVISIIQLLAGIPSVVFGLFALDQIGSIFVKMGAASPGNLMTAGFTLAFMALPTMITLSINAIDSVPDGYRFASLGLGLSKEYTTFKVVRRSARPRIIGAIITGMARIIGETMAVILIAGNSTIGLNTSDGFLGFIFSSVRTLAGTIGLEMLENHGSIHESALYAIGLILFILVIIINLSIIVITNFNTKKRNNRSNAHMNNKIKEKNLGSSNYQYEDLKLGILVRSSAMRTGYKNFYSFWKKMLMILATAIVVSFTLWIILTVIVKGFIGFGFSYFLEFEGQKAGIFATMLVTIFLVLSTMLFAFPLALIVAIYLAEYARPQSRFTKIIDFSINVLASTPSIVFGVFGLTIFIVTMGLPMSIFASSLTMTLVILPTLISSFKDAIIAVPASYREAAIGMGLSKTMTLIKVVIPNALKGILTGSILAISRIIGESAPVYLTLGTAVRYPTEGFLSSGATMTTQIYMMAAEGGGGKTMGVAYQLAMVTLFLVLFLNYISKVISVKLDPRYRPIKFKLYWSMMFARIFKHNYKNDFKNFWHSVSVRFKRMLLIFNIKRNKIIIANHKQNKKIIKNILKEGKSKNDIK, encoded by the coding sequence ATGACGACAACAAAGATTAACGATACGAATGTAGAGTTAAATCCTAAACCAAAAAAACAAAAATCTGGACTACCGAAGGTCAAAACTTCTAAGCTGGATGTGGCTTCTAAGTTTTCGATTATTACAATAACATCACTTGTTATTTTAGTTTTAATCATTTTGGTAAGCTTTATTATTTATAAATCAGTTCCTAGCCTTAGAGAGTTTGGATTCTTTAAATTTATTTTTACAAGTAAGTGAAGACCTGGGGCGGATAACGATTTAGATGCAAGTTATGGTATATTTAGTATTATTTTATCAACTTTAGCTATACTAGGAATTGCATTATTATTTGCAGTTCCTTTAACAATTTATACTTCGCTCTTTATTTGCGAATACCTTTCTGGTAAGTCGAAAAGAACAGTTATTTCAATCATTCAATTGCTGGCGGGAATTCCCTCAGTAGTTTTTGGTTTATTCGCTTTAGATCAAATTGGAAGTATTTTTGTTAAAATGGGGGCAGCTTCTCCGGGAAACTTAATGACTGCAGGTTTTACTTTAGCTTTTATGGCATTGCCAACAATGATAACTTTATCAATTAATGCAATTGATTCTGTTCCTGATGGTTACCGCTTTGCATCCTTAGGTCTTGGACTTTCAAAAGAATATACAACTTTTAAAGTTGTTAGGCGTTCTGCTCGTCCACGAATTATCGGAGCTATTATTACCGGGATGGCTAGAATCATTGGAGAAACAATGGCTGTAATCCTGATTGCTGGAAATTCAACAATCGGTCTAAATACAAGTGATGGGTTTTTGGGATTCATTTTCTCATCAGTTCGAACACTTGCAGGAACAATCGGTTTAGAAATGCTAGAAAACCATGGTTCAATTCATGAGTCAGCACTTTATGCTATTGGTTTAATTTTGTTTATTTTAGTAATCATTATTAATCTTTCGATTATTGTAATTACTAATTTTAATACAAAGAAACGTAATAATCGCAGCAACGCCCACATGAACAATAAAATCAAAGAGAAAAACTTAGGTTCAAGTAATTATCAATATGAGGATTTAAAATTAGGAATCTTGGTAAGATCTTCAGCTATGAGAACAGGATACAAAAACTTTTATAGTTTTTGAAAAAAAATGTTAATGATTTTGGCAACAGCCATTGTAGTTTCCTTTACTTTGTGAATTATTTTAACGGTAATTGTTAAGGGGTTTATTGGTTTTGGGTTTAGTTACTTCTTAGAATTTGAAGGTCAAAAAGCTGGAATATTTGCAACTATGCTGGTGACAATATTCTTAGTATTATCAACTATGTTATTTGCTTTCCCATTAGCATTAATTGTAGCAATTTATTTAGCAGAATATGCTCGCCCACAAAGCCGTTTTACTAAAATTATTGATTTCTCAATTAATGTTTTAGCCTCAACTCCAAGTATTGTTTTTGGGGTTTTTGGATTAACGATATTTATTGTCACAATGGGATTGCCGATGTCAATTTTTGCTTCCAGTTTAACTATGACATTAGTAATTCTACCAACACTTATTTCTTCGTTTAAGGATGCTATCATTGCTGTTCCAGCATCTTATCGAGAAGCTGCCATTGGAATGGGATTAAGTAAAACTATGACTTTAATTAAAGTGGTTATTCCTAATGCTTTAAAAGGAATTTTAACTGGTTCAATTTTAGCAATTTCAAGAATAATCGGTGAGTCAGCTCCAGTTTATCTAACTTTAGGAACTGCAGTTCGTTATCCAACTGAAGGATTTTTATCATCAGGGGCTACAATGACAACACAAATCTATATGATGGCCGCTGAAGGTGGGGGAGGCAAAACTATGGGAGTTGCCTACCAGTTAGCAATGGTGACTTTATTCTTAGTTTTATTCTTAAATTATATTAGTAAGGTAATTTCAGTTAAACTAGATCCGCGTTATCGTCCAATTAAATTTAAACTTTATTGATCAATGATGTTTGCAAGAATATTTAAACATAATTATAAAAATGACTTTAAAAATTTCTGACACTCAGTTTCAGTTAGATTTAAAAGAATGCTATTAATTTTTAACATAAAAAGGAATAAAATAATAATAGCAAACCATAAGCAAAACAAAAAAATCATCAAAAACATTTTGAAGGAGGGGAAGTCGAAAAATGATATTAAATAA
- the pstB gene encoding phosphate ABC transporter ATP-binding protein PstB, producing the protein MGNKQALSKINMKIKKNTVTAFIGPSGCGKSTLLRSINRMNDLVENIVINGSIKVNGVNIYEPGINVARLRTEVGMVFQKANPFPISIFDNVAFGPRSQGIRDKQVINQLVEDSLRKAALWEDVKDYLKDSALGLSGGQQQRLCIARAIAMRPKILLMDEPTSALDPIATLKVEELILKLKKEYTIVIVTHSMAQATRVSDYTAFFLSGELVEYDRTKKIFTNPKNKKTEDYISGRFG; encoded by the coding sequence ATGGGTAATAAACAAGCGCTTTCAAAAATTAACATGAAAATTAAAAAGAATACAGTTACAGCATTTATTGGTCCTAGTGGTTGTGGTAAATCAACCCTATTAAGGTCAATTAACCGAATGAATGACTTGGTTGAAAATATTGTTATAAATGGTTCTATTAAGGTTAATGGTGTCAATATTTATGAACCAGGAATTAACGTCGCTCGTTTAAGAACTGAGGTTGGAATGGTTTTCCAAAAGGCCAACCCTTTCCCAATTTCAATTTTTGATAACGTTGCTTTTGGTCCTCGCAGTCAAGGGATTCGTGATAAACAAGTTATAAATCAGTTAGTTGAAGATTCATTACGCAAGGCTGCTTTATGAGAAGACGTTAAAGATTATTTAAAAGATTCAGCTTTAGGACTATCAGGAGGACAACAACAACGTCTTTGCATCGCTCGCGCTATTGCAATGCGCCCCAAAATTTTACTAATGGATGAACCAACTAGTGCTTTAGATCCAATTGCAACACTAAAAGTTGAAGAATTAATTCTAAAATTAAAAAAAGAATATACAATAGTAATAGTAACACACTCAATGGCGCAAGCTACTCGTGTTAGTGATTATACAGCCTTTTTCCTTTCGGGAGAATTGGTAGAATACGATCGCACTAAAAAAATATTTACTAACCCAAAAAATAAGAAAACTGAAGATTATATTTCAGGTAGATTTGGATAA
- the ptsS gene encoding phosphate ABC transporter substrate-binding protein encodes MTKKIAIWLSTIFVLLAALWIWTLVIPKNSHILGGSTSVNPLMQKLTNSYYKDTKKDFVYNSTGSQAGVVGVQNGSYEIGFISKDVTQSTLTTGEWTEAPAIFDEINESGQSSVAQALSKTDELDKTLSLEFAVDAIAIIYNPPAGWDEILSQNLNFIFAKKDQSNSQAMLQKIYDNKCTWRELADFVKQNSSQPIDQSVVDKVPNSRILPITREDGSGTRDAFSTLTGVKEMPSANVVNSNGMMLQMVASGGFGYISYAFIPSITKDTGIRLSAVDGVRLANPVDSGDDWENAPIIDLNNPGSEDLPTNEEAIHDQIYKFQRPFIAIFNSFHKKINDITDFLIWIIEESRTSGLLEEIFKQEGLIRKVVLNPQNK; translated from the coding sequence ATGACAAAAAAAATCGCAATCTGACTATCGACAATTTTTGTATTGCTAGCAGCTTTATGAATTTGAACTCTTGTTATTCCGAAAAATTCTCATATTTTAGGGGGTAGTACAAGTGTAAACCCCTTAATGCAAAAATTAACAAACTCATACTACAAGGACACTAAAAAAGATTTTGTCTATAACTCTACTGGAAGCCAAGCTGGGGTTGTAGGAGTTCAAAATGGTAGTTATGAAATAGGGTTTATTTCCAAAGATGTTACTCAATCAACTTTAACCACAGGTGAGTGAACAGAGGCGCCGGCTATTTTTGATGAAATCAATGAAAGTGGGCAATCAAGTGTTGCTCAAGCTTTAAGCAAAACTGACGAATTAGATAAAACTTTAAGTTTAGAATTTGCAGTTGATGCAATTGCTATTATTTATAATCCACCAGCTGGATGAGATGAAATTCTTTCCCAAAACTTGAATTTTATTTTCGCCAAAAAAGATCAATCAAATTCTCAAGCAATGCTACAAAAAATTTATGATAATAAATGTACATGAAGAGAGTTGGCGGATTTTGTTAAACAAAATAGTTCCCAACCAATTGATCAAAGCGTAGTTGATAAGGTACCGAATTCACGAATCTTACCAATCACAAGAGAAGATGGTTCAGGAACTAGAGATGCTTTCTCAACCCTAACTGGTGTCAAAGAAATGCCCTCAGCCAATGTTGTTAACTCAAATGGAATGATGCTTCAAATGGTTGCTTCGGGAGGATTTGGATACATTTCTTATGCCTTTATTCCTTCGATAACAAAAGATACAGGAATCAGATTAAGTGCTGTTGATGGCGTTCGTTTAGCTAATCCTGTTGACTCAGGTGACGATTGAGAGAATGCTCCAATTATTGATTTAAACAACCCAGGTAGTGAAGACTTGCCAACTAACGAAGAAGCAATTCACGACCAAATTTATAAATTTCAAAGACCATTTATTGCTATTTTCAATAGCTTCCATAAAAAGATAAATGATATCACTGATTTTTTAATTTGAATTATTGAGGAGTCACGAACAAGCGGACTATTAGAAGAAATCTTTAAACAAGAAGGTTTAATCAGAAAAGTGGTTCTTAATCCACAAAATAAATAG
- the ftsY gene encoding signal recognition particle-docking protein FtsY, translating to MGFWQNLKDKRDAKKQEKIKHREIKKSLSFSKDIKKLSKKYKEADSEFFEELENILISTDMGMGMVVKISNAVQKKVKRKNTFDEIKEILIEELYDAYVDSGKFKSDLNFVKGRLNIFMMVGVNGTGKTTSLAKIANYFAKQGNKVLIAAADTFRAGAVEQLQEWVEKRLTGVDLVRGQKVNQDPASVVFDALEKAELGKYDLLLIDTAGRLQNKEHLMRELEKMQNIIERKYKNTPHERLLVIDATTGQNGVSQAKAFSETTNVTGIILTKMDGTSKGGIALAIKDLLNIPVKMIGIGEQIDDIEPFDVDDYVYYLAADFMDNNND from the coding sequence ATGGGTTTTTGACAAAATTTAAAGGATAAGCGCGATGCAAAAAAACAAGAAAAAATTAAACATCGCGAAATAAAAAAGAGCTTAAGTTTTTCTAAGGATATTAAAAAACTTTCAAAAAAATACAAGGAAGCTGATAGTGAATTTTTTGAGGAATTAGAGAATATTCTAATTTCCACAGATATGGGCATGGGTATGGTTGTAAAAATTTCTAATGCCGTTCAAAAAAAAGTAAAACGCAAAAATACATTTGATGAAATCAAAGAGATTTTAATTGAAGAATTATACGATGCCTATGTTGATTCAGGAAAGTTCAAATCTGATCTAAATTTTGTAAAGGGTCGATTGAATATTTTTATGATGGTCGGTGTTAATGGTACGGGTAAAACAACCAGTTTAGCTAAAATTGCTAATTACTTTGCAAAACAAGGGAATAAAGTTTTAATTGCAGCGGCTGATACTTTTAGAGCGGGAGCTGTTGAACAACTCCAAGAGTGGGTTGAAAAAAGACTAACAGGAGTAGATTTAGTTCGAGGACAAAAAGTTAACCAAGACCCCGCTAGTGTTGTTTTTGATGCTTTAGAAAAAGCTGAATTAGGTAAATATGACTTATTATTAATTGATACAGCAGGAAGATTACAAAACAAAGAACATTTAATGCGTGAATTGGAAAAAATGCAAAATATTATTGAAAGAAAGTACAAAAATACTCCTCACGAGCGTTTATTAGTAATTGATGCTACTACTGGACAAAATGGAGTTTCTCAGGCAAAAGCCTTTTCAGAAACAACTAATGTTACAGGGATAATCTTGACCAAAATGGATGGAACCAGCAAAGGTGGAATCGCTTTAGCAATTAAAGATTTATTGAATATTCCAGTAAAAATGATTGGTATTGGTGAGCAAATTGATGATATTGAGCCTTTTGATGTTGACGACTATGTCTATTACTTAGCAGCTGATTTTATGGATAACAACAATGACTAG
- a CDS encoding serine aminopeptidase domain-containing protein, with product MTFIEAIYIFLYAALGFFAFVALLAIVIKLITFNSLKNKSSKKQIPELVKKKCFINSDQYELNWMGEINPKGEKIILCLHDLGYSSKQFDNLELYMLKNKPLNSVIGFDLRNYGKNKNDDQRNLGAYLSDVKEVVDYISNKYPSQKIIILASGFGTLTIQSIIKHERVEKIILLAICTQLIYSYTLSMRFKIFLGTIFSSQKLINLNYNPADLTDNKSEIKNYQACLEVAGAISVRELFQFRVLSNKFWKSIMENQDKITIIQGDNDKLVNPKIFAKKILGFNKENFKILQNTRHLILSEKQAESIFESI from the coding sequence TTGACATTTATTGAAGCAATTTATATTTTCTTATACGCCGCTCTTGGTTTTTTTGCTTTTGTAGCATTATTAGCAATAGTAATAAAGTTAATCACTTTTAATAGTTTAAAAAACAAAAGTTCTAAGAAACAAATTCCAGAACTTGTTAAAAAAAAGTGCTTTATTAATTCAGATCAATACGAGCTTAACTGGATGGGGGAGATTAACCCAAAAGGTGAAAAAATAATATTGTGCCTCCATGATTTGGGCTATTCATCAAAGCAATTTGATAATTTAGAGCTGTATATGCTAAAAAACAAACCTTTGAACTCAGTAATTGGTTTTGACCTTAGAAACTATGGCAAAAACAAAAACGATGATCAACGTAACTTAGGGGCATATTTAAGTGATGTTAAAGAAGTGGTTGATTATATTTCAAATAAGTATCCTAGTCAAAAAATTATTATCTTGGCATCAGGATTTGGAACTCTAACTATTCAAAGTATTATCAAGCATGAAAGAGTTGAAAAAATAATATTACTAGCAATTTGTACACAATTAATCTATAGTTACACTTTGTCGATGCGTTTTAAGATATTTTTGGGAACCATTTTTAGTTCTCAAAAATTAATTAATCTAAATTACAATCCTGCAGATTTAACAGATAATAAATCAGAAATTAAAAATTATCAAGCTTGTCTTGAGGTTGCTGGGGCTATTTCAGTTCGCGAACTTTTTCAATTTAGGGTTTTATCTAATAAGTTTTGAAAGTCAATTATGGAAAATCAAGATAAAATAACAATAATTCAAGGAGATAATGATAAACTTGTTAATCCCAAGATATTTGCTAAAAAAATTTTGGGTTTTAATAAAGAAAATTTTAAAATTTTACAAAATACAAGACACTTAATTTTAAGTGAAAAACAAGCTGAATCAATATTTGAAAGTATTTAG
- the ylxM gene encoding YlxM family DNA-binding protein produces MTSNFEKNDHVIELFDIYKNFLTTKQKQYFEFYFFEDFSLQEIAEEHQISRAAVSDSIKNAIKLLEECEEKVKLLKITQSIRNILEEYKDDADNKIKELINKIEKEI; encoded by the coding sequence ATGACTAGTAATTTTGAGAAAAATGATCATGTCATTGAATTGTTCGATATTTATAAAAACTTTCTTACTACAAAGCAAAAACAATATTTTGAGTTTTATTTTTTTGAAGATTTTTCTTTACAAGAAATTGCAGAAGAGCACCAAATTTCAAGAGCGGCAGTTTCAGATAGTATCAAAAATGCCATTAAACTTTTAGAAGAGTGCGAAGAGAAGGTGAAATTGTTAAAAATCACCCAAAGTATTCGTAATATTTTAGAAGAATACAAAGACGATGCAGACAATAAGATTAAAGAACTTATAAACAAGATCGAAAAGGAGATATAA